The genomic DNA AATCCCCAGTAAACTCCACCGAAGGCACCGGAGCTGCCTTTATCTTTACGTTAAAGAAAGCTTACCGCAGATAACATCCCAATCTAATTAAAAGTACCGCCAACCGCCGTGTTATATAACTCGGCGGTTTTTCTTTGTGCAGCAAGAGGCGTTGCTGAAAATAAATGCGAGGGTAAAAACGCTAAAAGTGTTGCCAGTAGCGGATCAAGTGCATAAAAGGGGGCAGCGCAACCTTTGAGGTATTGCTCTTATTGAATGTGTAAGTACGAATTCTTTTTTGTGGGGGTGCTGCCTTGTGTGCAGGTCGGGTACGAACTCAGATCAAAATTGAGTGTAAGAGTTTGAAATAAATACTACATCTCAATAATCGAAAAAGGTTGTTTTTGCAAAATTGTTCATTTCGTAGTTGCGGGTAAACCCAGTTTCTGCTAGCCAAGGTAGTTGTGGGTTATTGGGGATAGCAAATGATTTCAGAATGTCATTTGCGTGTATTGCTTACCTGTCTTGCTAGAAGGATGAACAAAATGCTTAGAACAACACGTGTGCTTATCGCAGCGCTTGGTATGGTTTTACTGTTCGGCACAGGAGCGTTTGCAGAAAAAACGTACATTAACGGTATTGATGCAAACTACCCTCCTTTTGCTTATGTTGACAAAAATGGTGAGCCTGCTGGCTTTGATGTTGATTCCTTAAACTGGATCGCCAAAAAGCTTGGTTTTAAAGTTGAGCATCGCCCTATGGAATGGTCAACCATCGTACAGAGCGTTCTCTCAAATAAAATTGATATGGTTTACTCCGGTATGACCATTACTCCGGAACGCGCTGCTAAAGTAAATTTCTCAGAGCCTTACTACTCTGTTGCAAACGTCTACGCTGTTAAAAAAGGTTCCGGCCTTACTGTAGACAAGATACAGCACGATAAAGTACGTCTCGGTGTGCAGACTGGCACCCCGCAGGTAGAATGGCTTAAAAAGCATATGGACAAAGAAGGTTGGAACTTTACTATGAAGTTCTATGACTCTGCTCCACTTGCATTTCAGGATGTCATGAACGGTCGTATTCAGGGTGTAGCAATGGATGCTGCGCCTGTTAATGATGCTATCGGTCGTGGTCTGCCGTTGGTTGTAATTGACACTTTCGGTGATCATGAAGATTTCGGTGTTGCTATCAATAAAGATAATGCTGACCTTCGCGATCTCATCAATAAAGGTATCAAACTGCTGAAAGCTGACCCTTACTGGGAAGTTCTCAAAGAAAAGCATCTTAAAGGTGGCAACCACTAATCAGGTTGTTGCTCAGTTTTAAAGATACATTTCGGCTGAGGGCGTGTTCCATTAAAACGCTCTCAGCCTTTTTTATTGCGTGCTGTAAGGCACACCTAAGGAGGAAGGACAAACTGAATTGTTTGTCCGACATTGTATGCTAGAACAGTTAGCAGTAATATTAGACGCGCTGCCATACATTTTGGAAGGCGCGCTCGTGACGTTGGCGATAGTTGGCGGGGC from Halodesulfovibrio sp. MK-HDV includes the following:
- a CDS encoding ABC transporter substrate-binding protein yields the protein MLRTTRVLIAALGMVLLFGTGAFAEKTYINGIDANYPPFAYVDKNGEPAGFDVDSLNWIAKKLGFKVEHRPMEWSTIVQSVLSNKIDMVYSGMTITPERAAKVNFSEPYYSVANVYAVKKGSGLTVDKIQHDKVRLGVQTGTPQVEWLKKHMDKEGWNFTMKFYDSAPLAFQDVMNGRIQGVAMDAAPVNDAIGRGLPLVVIDTFGDHEDFGVAINKDNADLRDLINKGIKLLKADPYWEVLKEKHLKGGNH